Proteins encoded by one window of Aphis gossypii isolate Hap1 chromosome X, ASM2018417v2, whole genome shotgun sequence:
- the LOC114130969 gene encoding uncharacterized protein LOC114130969, translated as MWIVVHFLKENTIESVPNVWFNKKDKKCAWPLSKNCVKRMIEKRIYPNKVEFQWFSARILGYPYGSLVEARLKAKKAQFLSDLSSENEDFKKIKKSIKKYGNSSKSSLLPSPPSLVTKKNNSQDKLVDFNNISESEIEDIVDSDNDPEYLPKRSANVDMSPIKSPAVNTFNTPVKSTIVYDNVPDKSPDNVNNYYLKSPIGKILVEKDDILSSNHQNHFIGTSSQPVMNSSVDETMKTYKRALFMSEPSKKTIKDTVLIPETNSTTRPRINTDKEDRYLMPPADFQKFVITSLTKIKYDLTALSHTVNASNMILESGGTLISSNLPNTFQEAFILDEIFPIKSINELEDLEQKIDLDKQFRLNIISKLTLLVGTKSVGDSVRRLMAKMFEDKVILEFSLQGFKKKKSFKLCKVYRLLIDAIRVHPKFQNLIDREFDVPLATWLAHAKYRMINKNNYNTATME; from the exons ATGTGGATTGTTGTTCATTTTCTCAAAGAAAATACAATAGAGTCAGTTCCTAATGTATGGTTCAATAAAAAGGATAAAAAATGTGCATGGCCATTATCAAAAAACTGTGTTAAAAGAATGATCGAAAAACGGATTTATCCAAACAAAGTTGAATTTCAATGGTTTTCAGCTAGAATTCTTGGATATCCATATG GCAGTTTAGTTGAAGCTCGTTTAAAAGCTAAAAAAGCTCAGTTCTTATCAGATTTATCTTCTGAAAATgaagattttaaaaagataaaaaaatccaTCAAGAAATATGGAAATTCTTCAAAGTCTTCACTCCTTCCAAGTCCTCCATCTTTAGTAacaa AAAAAAACAACTCTCAGGACAAACTAgtagattttaataacatttcagAATCTGAAATTGAAGACATAGTTGATTCTGATAATGACCCAGAGTACCTTCCCAAACGTTCAGCAAAtg tTGATATGAGCCCAATCAAATCACCTGCAGTTAATACATTCAATACACCAGTAAAATCAACCATTGTGTATGATAATGTGCCTGATAAATCCCCAGATAATGTCAACAATTACTACTTGAAATCACCAATCGGAAAAATACTTGTTGAAAAAGATGATATTTTGAGCAGTAATCaccaaaatcattttattggtACATCATCCCAGCCTGTTATGAATTCTTCTGTTGATGAAACGATGAAAACTTATAAGCGAGCATTATTTATGTCTGAGCCatcaaaaaaaactataaaag ATACTGTTTTGATTCCTGAAACAAACTCAACCACAAGACCCAGAATTAACACAGACAAAGAAGATCGTTATTTAATGCCACCAGCTG ACTTTCAAAAGTTTGTTATAACttcattaactaaaattaaatatgatttaactgCATTAAGTCACACTGTAAATGCATCAAACATGATTTTGGAGAGTGGAGGTACATTAATTTCTTCAAACCTACCAAACACATTTCAAGAAGCTTTTATTCTTGATGAAATTTTTCCAATAAAGTCAATTAACGAACTTGAGGATTTAgaacaaaaaattgatttagatAAACAGTTCAGATTGAATATA ATCTCAAAATTAACATTGTTAGTTGGAACAAAAAGTGTTGGTGACAGTGTCAGAAGGCTGATGGCGAAAATGTTTGAAGACAAAGTCATACTTGAATTCTCTTTACAAgggtttaagaaaaaaaaatctttcaaaCTATGCAAAGTTTATCGTTTATTGATtg ATGCAATTAGAGTTCATCCAAAGTTTCAAAATCTAATTGATAGAGAATTTGATGTACCACTAGCAACATGGTTGGCCCATGCTAAGTATAGGAtgatcaacaaaaataattataatactgctACGATGgagtga